A DNA window from Rhineura floridana isolate rRhiFlo1 chromosome 11, rRhiFlo1.hap2, whole genome shotgun sequence contains the following coding sequences:
- the LOC133366144 gene encoding cardiotrophin-2-like isoform X2 gives MKANSTVLLNTYLRHQGSPFSDSGFDAHRLHYEGVPTAAIPFLEWRTLSNLKRLEKNYEAYTAFSEFLQLVWDDQFELNPTEVELLEMLRVTRLRIQGLLSNLTSIMSALGAPPTAIADSLMLEAIEADTFEKKVRGYVVCHTYKEWIDRTVRDFSLLMEKFPA, from the exons ATGAAAGCCAACAGCACAGTCCTTCTGAACACCTAT CTGAGGCACCAAGGTAGCCCATTTAGTGACTCCGGCTTTGATGCCCATAGACTACACTATGAAGGGGTGCCAACGGCCGCCATCCCGTTCCTGGAATGGCGGACCCTTAGCAACCTTAAGCGTCTGGAAAAGAACTACGAAGCCTACACCGCCTTCTCTGAGTTCCTGCAGTTGGTCTGGGATGACCAGTTTGAGCTCAACCCCACTGAAGTGGAACTGCTGGAGATGCTGAGGGTGACCCGGTTGCGTATCCAAGGCCTGCTGAGCAACTTGACCTCCATCATGTCTGCCTTGGGCGCCCCGCCCACTGCCATAGCAGACTCGCTCATGTTGGAGGCTATAGAAGCTGACACCTTTGAGAAGAAGGTCCGGGGCTATGTGGTGTGCCACACCTACAAAGAGTGGATCGATCGGACTGTGCGAGACTTCTCTCTCCTCATGGAGAAATTTCCTGCTTGA
- the LOC133366144 gene encoding cardiotrophin-2-like isoform X1: protein MALSVASSLLVLCAGLVHFVSPDTDSSINAVIGQTFNLARLMKANSTVLLNTYLRHQGSPFSDSGFDAHRLHYEGVPTAAIPFLEWRTLSNLKRLEKNYEAYTAFSEFLQLVWDDQFELNPTEVELLEMLRVTRLRIQGLLSNLTSIMSALGAPPTAIADSLMLEAIEADTFEKKVRGYVVCHTYKEWIDRTVRDFSLLMEKFPA, encoded by the exons ATGGCTCTTTCTGTGG CCAGCAGTCTCTTAGTCCTTTGTGCCGGCCTGGTCCACTTTGTCTCTCCTGACACTGATTCTTCTATCAACGCCGTCATTGGCCAGACCTTCAACCTGGCTCGACTCATGAAAGCCAACAGCACAGTCCTTCTGAACACCTAT CTGAGGCACCAAGGTAGCCCATTTAGTGACTCCGGCTTTGATGCCCATAGACTACACTATGAAGGGGTGCCAACGGCCGCCATCCCGTTCCTGGAATGGCGGACCCTTAGCAACCTTAAGCGTCTGGAAAAGAACTACGAAGCCTACACCGCCTTCTCTGAGTTCCTGCAGTTGGTCTGGGATGACCAGTTTGAGCTCAACCCCACTGAAGTGGAACTGCTGGAGATGCTGAGGGTGACCCGGTTGCGTATCCAAGGCCTGCTGAGCAACTTGACCTCCATCATGTCTGCCTTGGGCGCCCCGCCCACTGCCATAGCAGACTCGCTCATGTTGGAGGCTATAGAAGCTGACACCTTTGAGAAGAAGGTCCGGGGCTATGTGGTGTGCCACACCTACAAAGAGTGGATCGATCGGACTGTGCGAGACTTCTCTCTCCTCATGGAGAAATTTCCTGCTTGA